A stretch of Paracoccus sp. MA DNA encodes these proteins:
- a CDS encoding exodeoxyribonuclease III, whose amino-acid sequence MFTIATWNINSVRLREALVARFLTEEAPDILCLQETKSPVEKIPLEAFRALGYRHFVARGQKGYNGVAILSKLPIEDAGDRDYAGLGHARHVAARLENGVIIHNFYVPAGGDIPDREQNVKFGQKLDFLTEMRDAFHADRPVRSIMVGDLNIAPREDDVWSHKQLLKIVSHTPVEVEHLGAAQDAGKWVDITRQDIPQGLLYSWWSYRARDWDAADKGRRLDHIWATPDIANAGHGSRILRPLRGWQQPSDHVPVLASFDL is encoded by the coding sequence ATGTTCACCATCGCCACCTGGAACATCAATTCGGTCCGTCTGCGCGAGGCGCTGGTCGCCCGCTTCCTGACCGAGGAAGCGCCGGACATCCTGTGCCTGCAGGAGACCAAGAGCCCGGTCGAGAAGATCCCGCTGGAGGCGTTCCGGGCGCTGGGCTACCGGCATTTCGTGGCGCGCGGGCAGAAGGGCTATAACGGCGTCGCCATCCTGTCGAAGCTGCCGATCGAGGATGCGGGCGACCGCGACTATGCCGGGCTTGGCCATGCCCGCCATGTCGCCGCCCGGCTGGAGAACGGGGTCATCATCCACAACTTCTACGTGCCGGCGGGCGGCGACATTCCCGACCGCGAGCAGAATGTGAAGTTCGGCCAGAAGCTGGATTTCCTGACCGAGATGCGCGACGCCTTCCACGCCGACAGGCCGGTGCGCTCGATCATGGTGGGCGACCTGAACATCGCCCCGCGCGAGGACGACGTCTGGTCGCACAAGCAATTGCTGAAGATCGTCAGCCACACGCCGGTCGAGGTCGAACATCTGGGCGCCGCGCAGGATGCCGGGAAATGGGTGGACATCACCCGCCAGGACATTCCGCAGGGCCTGCTTTACAGCTGGTGGAGCTATCGCGCCCGCGACTGGGACGCCGCCGACAAGGGCCGGCGCCTGGACCATATCTGGGCCACGCCGGACATCGCCAATGCGGGCCATGGCAGCCGCATCCTGCGGCCGCTGCGCGGCTGGCAGCAGCCCAGCGACCATGTGCCGGTGCTGGCGAGCTTCGATCTCTGA
- a CDS encoding co-chaperone YbbN has translation MLELGSAPKDAAPADLIKDVTEATFMADVVDASMTVPVIVDFWAPWCGPCKTLGPQLEAEVARHKGRVRMAKVNVDENQMIAGQLRVQSIPTVYAFFQGQPVDAFQGAIPQSQIKQFVEKLAAMAGDDGGLAEALEAAEAMIAEGAPEDAAETFAAILEEEPENAAAWGGLVRAHLAAGHADRAQEALAQVPAAIANAAPVEAARAQLQLARQAAEAGPLDELRQKVEADPADQQARFDYATALHAAGEVEEAIDQLLEAFRRDRDWNEGAAKAQLLTIFDAMKPTDPLAQKGRRRLSSLIFA, from the coding sequence ATGCTCGAGCTTGGCTCCGCCCCCAAAGATGCCGCCCCGGCCGATCTCATCAAGGACGTGACCGAGGCGACCTTCATGGCCGATGTGGTCGATGCCTCGATGACGGTGCCGGTCATCGTCGATTTCTGGGCGCCCTGGTGCGGCCCCTGCAAGACGCTGGGCCCGCAGCTGGAGGCCGAGGTCGCCCGCCACAAGGGCCGCGTCCGCATGGCCAAGGTCAATGTGGACGAGAACCAGATGATCGCCGGCCAGTTGCGGGTGCAGTCGATCCCGACGGTCTATGCCTTCTTCCAGGGCCAGCCGGTCGACGCCTTCCAGGGCGCGATCCCGCAAAGCCAGATCAAGCAGTTCGTCGAGAAGCTGGCGGCCATGGCCGGCGATGACGGCGGCCTGGCCGAGGCGCTGGAGGCGGCCGAGGCGATGATCGCCGAGGGTGCGCCCGAGGATGCGGCCGAGACCTTTGCCGCGATCCTGGAGGAGGAGCCCGAGAACGCCGCCGCCTGGGGCGGTCTGGTCCGCGCCCATCTGGCCGCCGGCCATGCCGACCGCGCCCAGGAGGCTTTGGCGCAGGTGCCCGCTGCCATCGCCAATGCCGCGCCGGTCGAGGCCGCGCGCGCCCAGCTGCAGCTGGCGCGGCAGGCCGCCGAGGCCGGGCCGCTGGACGAGCTGCGCCAGAAGGTCGAGGCCGACCCGGCCGACCAGCAGGCGCGTTTCGACTATGCCACTGCGCTGCATGCCGCGGGCGAGGTCGAGGAGGCCATCGATCAGCTTCTGGAAGCCTTCCGCCGCGACCGCGACTGGAACGAGGGCGCCGCCAAGGCGCAGCTCCT